One window from the genome of Kaistella carnis encodes:
- a CDS encoding DUF1573 domain-containing protein — MKNFIKIVPLVAAMALVSCKKDQTADQLIVQEETALTPPQSVEDAQAEMVQAAQSKPLTNIALSEAQFDFGKIKKGDQKEHVYEVTNTGENPLIISQVKPGCGCTVPDYTKDPILPGQKGKITLKFDSSNFDGLVNKQAEVYANVEKAPIVISFSADIQPK, encoded by the coding sequence ATGAAAAATTTTATTAAAATAGTTCCGCTTGTAGCGGCAATGGCTTTAGTAAGCTGTAAAAAAGATCAAACTGCTGATCAGTTAATTGTACAGGAAGAAACTGCACTTACTCCACCACAATCGGTAGAGGATGCTCAGGCAGAAATGGTGCAGGCAGCACAATCGAAACCCTTAACGAACATCGCTCTTTCAGAAGCGCAGTTTGATTTCGGCAAAATCAAAAAAGGAGATCAGAAAGAGCACGTATATGAAGTGACAAATACAGGAGAAAATCCTTTAATCATTTCTCAGGTAAAACCTGGGTGTGGCTGTACCGTTCCCGATTATACAAAAGATCCAATTCTGCCGGGACAAAAAGGGAAAATTACTTTGAAATTTGATTCTTCTAATTTTGATGGATTAGTGAACAAACAGGCAGAAGTTTATGCCAACGTAGAAAAAGCACCTATTGTGATTTCTTTTTCTGCCGATATTCAACCTAAATAA
- the nusB gene encoding transcription antitermination factor NusB, giving the protein MLGRRQIREKVVESLYSYHQNPIKFDVLEKNMFSEIDKIYHLYIYQLNFLVALKDLAERQIEIGKNKYIQTDLTINPNQKFINNQVLIKLEENDERLSFTSKHQELKWDIYDELLVKTFQRISAGKRYQDFMQEEGHSFEADQKFIGKLFLRYIAENEDFHEHLEEKEMSWADDFHISNSMIQKTIGFFKENEPSHTLIKMIKDEDDRDFARKLLKETLNHWEENEKKLEARLENWDLDRISLLDKIIIISAITELDYFPLTPGRVIINEYIEISKVFSSDRSNIFINGILDKYTKDLNRS; this is encoded by the coding sequence ATGTTAGGAAGAAGACAAATTCGTGAAAAGGTCGTAGAATCATTATATTCTTACCATCAGAATCCCATTAAATTCGATGTTCTTGAGAAAAATATGTTCTCAGAAATTGATAAGATTTATCATCTGTACATTTATCAGCTTAACTTTTTAGTCGCACTAAAAGACCTGGCAGAAAGACAGATCGAAATTGGAAAGAATAAATATATTCAAACCGATTTAACCATCAATCCCAATCAAAAATTTATAAACAATCAAGTTCTGATCAAATTAGAAGAAAATGACGAACGTCTTTCTTTTACTTCGAAACATCAGGAATTGAAGTGGGATATTTATGATGAATTATTGGTAAAAACTTTTCAGAGAATATCGGCAGGAAAAAGATATCAGGATTTTATGCAGGAAGAGGGACACTCTTTTGAAGCAGATCAAAAATTCATCGGCAAACTTTTTTTAAGATATATCGCTGAGAATGAAGATTTTCACGAGCATCTGGAAGAAAAGGAAATGAGTTGGGCCGATGATTTCCACATCTCTAATTCTATGATTCAGAAAACCATTGGATTCTTTAAAGAAAATGAGCCGAGCCACACTTTAATTAAAATGATTAAAGACGAGGATGACCGCGACTTTGCCCGTAAACTTTTGAAAGAAACCCTAAATCACTGGGAAGAAAACGAAAAGAAACTGGAAGCAAGATTGGAAAACTGGGATCTGGACCGTATTTCTTTACTCGATAAAATCATTATCATTTCCGCCATTACAGAACTGGATTATTTCCCTTTAACACCGGGTCGAGTCATCATTAATGAATATATTGAGATTTCAAAAGTCTTTTCCAGCGATCGTTCCAACATTTTCATCAATGGGATTTTAGATAAATATACCAAAGATTTAAACAGAAGTTAA
- a CDS encoding DUF4292 domain-containing protein: protein MKKYIIPAALMLILSSCKTRTTGDAPINTQTAIASSSAFFTKIKENTDFQQLKINTRITAETGSFIPPLDATIYIEKDQKVWINMVAIFLNVGRGIATPEGIKGYEKWNKTYIESDFSYLNSLLNVNFIDYGAFQNLLLGKTFIPVNDKDFKVTKNAQGYLLSSVKNLKFTNNGKVSEYNASLSYNADMDLEKVSLNKVDEPDQLEVSYSNWENFENARLPKNVKIIIKGAKNSQILLENTKFESSKMVTPYSVPNNYTKTEIK, encoded by the coding sequence ATGAAGAAATATATTATTCCAGCAGCTTTAATGCTTATTCTGAGTTCTTGCAAAACCAGAACAACAGGCGATGCACCTATAAATACGCAGACGGCAATTGCTTCAAGTTCCGCTTTCTTTACTAAAATTAAAGAAAATACAGACTTTCAACAGCTGAAAATCAATACCAGGATTACTGCAGAAACGGGCAGTTTTATTCCTCCTTTAGACGCCACTATTTATATTGAAAAAGATCAAAAAGTCTGGATCAATATGGTTGCCATATTCCTGAACGTAGGACGTGGAATTGCAACTCCCGAAGGAATTAAAGGGTATGAAAAATGGAATAAAACCTATATCGAATCTGATTTCAGTTATTTGAACTCACTACTGAATGTCAATTTTATCGATTATGGTGCTTTTCAAAATTTGTTATTGGGTAAAACATTTATTCCAGTAAATGATAAAGATTTTAAAGTCACCAAAAATGCACAGGGCTATTTGCTGAGTTCAGTGAAAAATTTGAAATTTACGAACAACGGAAAGGTTTCTGAATACAATGCTTCATTGAGTTATAATGCAGATATGGATTTAGAAAAAGTTTCATTAAACAAAGTAGATGAACCGGATCAGCTGGAAGTATCTTACTCCAATTGGGAAAATTTTGAAAATGCAAGACTTCCAAAAAATGTTAAAATAATAATAAAAGGCGCGAAAAACAGCCAGATTTTACTAGAAAATACGAAATTTGAGAGTTCTAAAATGGTAACTCCTTATTCTGTTCCCAACAATTATACGAAAACTGAGATCAAATGA
- a CDS encoding Sec-independent protein translocase subunit TatA/TatB, which produces MDTLTIMALSWQHLLIVGIIILVFFGGRKIPEMMRGLGSGIKEFKDAVKEDEPKNPEEPKSNSSTTP; this is translated from the coding sequence ATGGATACATTAACAATAATGGCACTTTCTTGGCAACATCTATTGATTGTTGGGATTATTATTTTAGTTTTCTTCGGTGGAAGAAAAATTCCTGAAATGATGAGAGGTCTTGGGTCTGGAATCAAAGAGTTTAAGGATGCTGTAAAAGAAGACGAACCTAAAAATCCGGAGGAGCCAAAGAGCAATTCAAGCACTACTCCATAA
- a CDS encoding glycoside hydrolase family 3 protein yields MKNFKVQISIFLIALFFANQALHSQYQPKNISKSEIEKANQWVNKTYNSLSQDEKLGQLFIVALYTNKDEAHINAVRDIVLKDKIGGLILMQDDAAREIKLVNEFQQKSKVPLMVGMDAEWGIFQRIATAHKFPWAMTLGAIQDKNLITEMAAKIAEDCKRMGINWDFAPVVDVNTNPNNPIIGNRSFGSQVPNVVSSAVAYATGLQDNNILAAIKHFPGHGDTDTDSHLDLPVVSHSLKRLNEVEIAPFKALMDKGIGGVMVAHLYVPALEKTKGIPASISKNIITGILKEQLGYKGLIITDALNMGAVANKFKAGELDAMAFAAGNDIMLFSQDVATGKKLIQQAIDKGDIPQQRVEESVKKILLTKYYLGLSQYEPRNPDHINEDLNNDSHSKIVQKMYSNALTLIKDDHKLLPLNCKETYYYVPLEEAPYQTFVDQLNLKTTIIVKKASEISTIPANSKVIVGFHKDNSTAYKPYKISTESKKVLADLSKNPKVILNVFGSPYALKDVDISKISTVVVSYENNEDSMIAAAKAFCGETKIWGKLPVLVNENLKAGMGLELNPSSRIDLSSKK; encoded by the coding sequence ATGAAAAATTTCAAAGTTCAAATCTCCATTTTCCTTATCGCATTATTTTTTGCTAATCAAGCTTTACATTCACAATATCAGCCTAAAAATATTTCAAAATCAGAGATAGAAAAAGCAAACCAGTGGGTCAATAAAACCTACAATTCACTTTCACAGGATGAAAAGCTGGGTCAGCTTTTCATCGTCGCTTTATATACAAATAAAGATGAAGCTCACATTAATGCCGTTCGCGATATCGTGCTGAAAGATAAGATCGGCGGCTTAATTCTGATGCAGGACGATGCCGCACGCGAGATCAAACTCGTTAATGAATTTCAGCAGAAATCAAAAGTACCTTTAATGGTCGGTATGGATGCTGAATGGGGAATCTTTCAAAGAATTGCAACGGCACACAAATTTCCATGGGCTATGACGCTGGGCGCAATTCAGGATAAAAATTTAATTACAGAAATGGCGGCAAAAATTGCGGAAGACTGTAAAAGAATGGGAATCAACTGGGATTTTGCACCTGTAGTTGATGTAAATACGAATCCAAATAATCCAATTATAGGAAACCGAAGCTTTGGGTCACAAGTTCCAAATGTGGTGAGTTCCGCCGTGGCCTATGCCACTGGATTACAAGACAATAATATTTTAGCGGCAATTAAACATTTTCCGGGACATGGAGACACCGACACTGATTCGCATCTTGATCTTCCGGTGGTATCACACTCGTTAAAAAGATTGAACGAAGTTGAAATTGCACCTTTTAAAGCATTAATGGATAAAGGCATTGGCGGCGTAATGGTGGCACATCTTTACGTTCCGGCCTTGGAAAAAACAAAAGGAATACCGGCTTCGATCTCTAAAAACATCATCACAGGAATTTTGAAAGAACAATTGGGTTATAAAGGACTTATAATTACGGATGCCTTAAATATGGGTGCTGTTGCCAATAAGTTTAAAGCTGGTGAACTTGATGCAATGGCCTTCGCCGCAGGGAATGATATTATGTTATTCAGTCAGGATGTTGCGACGGGTAAAAAATTGATTCAGCAAGCCATCGACAAAGGAGATATTCCGCAGCAAAGAGTAGAAGAAAGCGTCAAGAAGATTTTATTGACAAAATATTATTTAGGCTTAAGTCAATATGAACCTAGAAATCCCGATCATATTAATGAGGATTTAAATAATGATTCACATTCTAAAATTGTTCAGAAAATGTATTCCAACGCATTAACTTTAATTAAAGATGATCATAAATTGCTTCCGCTAAACTGTAAAGAAACATATTATTATGTTCCGTTAGAAGAAGCGCCCTATCAAACTTTTGTGGATCAATTAAATTTAAAAACGACGATCATTGTAAAAAAAGCTTCAGAAATTTCAACCATTCCTGCGAACTCGAAAGTAATTGTTGGCTTTCATAAAGATAATTCAACGGCGTATAAACCATACAAAATATCTACAGAGAGCAAAAAAGTTCTGGCAGACTTAAGTAAAAACCCAAAGGTAATTTTAAACGTTTTCGGATCGCCTTATGCCTTGAAAGATGTTGACATTTCTAAAATCTCAACTGTTGTAGTGTCTTACGAAAACAATGAGGATTCGATGATTGCCGCAGCAAAAGCTTTCTGTGGTGAAACAAAAATCTGGGGAAAACTTCCCGTCTTGGTTAATGAAAATCTAAAAGCCGGAATGGGCCTCGAACTCAATCCATCTTCCAGAATCGATTTGTCGTCGAAAAAATAA
- the deoD gene encoding purine-nucleoside phosphorylase yields MSVHIAAKKGEIAKTVLQPGDPLRAKYIADHFLTEVKLVSQTRNIFYFTGLYKGKEVSVGASGMGCASIGIYSYELFTEFDVDTIIRIGTCGAYTDELKVFDLLNVEFAASESTYAKFAWEIEDEKLKHQGNTFDLLNQTSKDLSLEIKPTTIHTSDIFYRKSQDLPAIAAKYNCAAVEMEAFALFANAQHLGKNAATILTVSDIIPTGDYISADQREKALKPMIELALETAIKI; encoded by the coding sequence ATGAGTGTTCACATCGCGGCTAAAAAAGGAGAAATTGCAAAAACTGTTTTACAACCAGGAGATCCTTTAAGAGCAAAATATATCGCAGATCATTTTTTAACAGAAGTAAAATTGGTAAGTCAAACCAGAAATATTTTCTATTTTACGGGTTTATACAAAGGCAAGGAAGTTTCTGTAGGCGCCAGTGGAATGGGATGTGCGAGTATTGGGATTTATTCCTACGAGTTATTCACAGAATTTGATGTGGATACCATCATTAGAATTGGTACTTGTGGCGCTTACACAGACGAGTTAAAAGTTTTCGATCTTTTAAACGTGGAGTTTGCGGCAAGTGAATCAACCTATGCTAAATTCGCCTGGGAAATTGAGGATGAAAAACTGAAACATCAGGGGAATACGTTTGACCTCCTAAACCAAACTTCGAAAGATCTATCTCTAGAAATAAAACCTACGACGATTCACACCAGTGATATTTTTTATAGAAAAAGTCAGGATCTACCGGCAATTGCTGCGAAATATAATTGCGCTGCTGTAGAAATGGAAGCTTTCGCTCTTTTTGCAAACGCCCAGCATTTAGGTAAAAATGCAGCAACCATATTAACAGTTTCTGATATCATCCCAACTGGTGATTATATCTCTGCTGATCAAAGAGAAAAAGCATTGAAACCCATGATTGAGTTGGCTTTGGAAACGGCAATTAAAATCTAG
- the yajC gene encoding preprotein translocase subunit YajC gives MITIFLQAAGGEGSMMPTMIMMGLMFVGFYFLMIRPQMKKSKQEKNFQSELKVGSRIVTTSGMHGRISQIQEDGVVIETLSGKLKFEKAAISREFTQQRFPDNSTDTK, from the coding sequence ATGATAACAATATTTTTACAGGCAGCAGGTGGTGAAGGCTCTATGATGCCTACAATGATCATGATGGGACTAATGTTCGTTGGATTTTATTTCCTGATGATTCGTCCGCAGATGAAAAAATCTAAACAGGAAAAAAACTTTCAGTCCGAATTAAAAGTGGGGAGCAGGATTGTAACCACTTCTGGAATGCACGGAAGAATTTCTCAAATTCAGGAAGATGGAGTAGTGATTGAAACACTTTCGGGGAAATTAAAGTTTGAAAAAGCTGCGATTTCAAGAGAATTTACGCAACAGCGTTTTCCGGACAATTCGACAGACACGAAATAA
- the ribA gene encoding GTP cyclohydrolase II, which translates to MLKIQAESNVPTEYGEFRMIAFAEDQDDWMPHMAIVAKNTNFSQPVNVRFHSECITGEVFHSKKCECGQQLDRAMKFIQENGGIIVYLRQEGRNIGIINKLKAYALQEQGFDTVEANLKLGLPADDRNFDVAIEILNILNVKSVNLLTNNPEKLKFVKESNILLNKRIPLQMDSTKESESYLKVKKDYFGHLLDDQNEIL; encoded by the coding sequence ATGTTAAAAATCCAGGCAGAATCCAATGTACCTACGGAGTACGGGGAATTTCGCATGATTGCATTTGCTGAAGACCAAGATGATTGGATGCCACACATGGCAATAGTAGCAAAAAATACCAATTTTTCTCAACCGGTGAACGTACGGTTTCATTCTGAATGTATTACGGGTGAAGTTTTCCACTCCAAAAAATGTGAGTGCGGTCAACAGCTTGATCGTGCTATGAAATTTATTCAGGAGAACGGTGGGATCATTGTTTACCTAAGACAGGAAGGCAGAAACATTGGGATCATCAACAAACTCAAAGCGTACGCATTACAGGAGCAGGGTTTTGATACGGTTGAAGCTAATCTTAAACTTGGACTTCCGGCAGATGACCGTAACTTCGACGTTGCCATTGAAATTTTGAATATTCTGAACGTGAAATCAGTAAATCTACTGACCAACAATCCCGAAAAACTAAAATTTGTAAAGGAAAGCAACATTCTTCTAAACAAAAGAATTCCTTTGCAGATGGACTCTACAAAGGAAAGTGAAAGTTATTTGAAAGTTAAAAAAGATTACTTCGGGCATCTTTTAGATGATCAAAATGAAATCCTTTAG
- a CDS encoding DUF4254 domain-containing protein, which produces MKFTETAWEIFSQSIEDYHLTDNVEATIKNPFPDGSLEQLLYAKNWIDTVQWHMEDIIRDEDIDPTEALTLKRKIDSSNQKRTDLVEFIDSWFLDKYKNISPREDAKINSETPAWAVDRLSILALKIYHMNLEAQRETASEDHRKKCTDKLNVLLEQQKDLSEAIEQLLFDIENGKTKMKVYKQMKMYNDQSLNPILYQNVKNE; this is translated from the coding sequence ATGAAATTTACGGAAACTGCGTGGGAAATTTTTAGCCAATCGATTGAAGATTACCATTTGACAGACAATGTAGAGGCAACAATAAAAAATCCTTTTCCAGACGGTTCTTTGGAACAACTTTTGTATGCAAAGAACTGGATTGATACCGTTCAATGGCATATGGAAGATATTATTCGCGATGAGGATATTGACCCTACAGAAGCCCTTACTTTGAAAAGAAAAATAGACTCTTCAAATCAAAAAAGAACAGATTTGGTAGAGTTTATCGACAGTTGGTTCCTTGATAAATATAAAAATATATCACCGCGTGAAGATGCTAAGATAAATTCAGAAACTCCCGCTTGGGCAGTTGACCGTTTATCAATTTTAGCATTAAAAATCTATCACATGAATCTTGAGGCTCAAAGAGAGACGGCGAGTGAAGACCACCGAAAAAAATGCACCGACAAACTGAATGTATTGCTGGAGCAACAAAAAGATCTTTCTGAAGCGATCGAGCAATTGCTTTTTGATATAGAGAACGGTAAAACTAAGATGAAAGTCTACAAACAGATGAAAATGTATAATGACCAAAGTCTTAATCCGATCCTTTATCAAAATGTGAAAAATGAATAA
- a CDS encoding DUF2851 family protein: MNEKLLQYLWNFKIFTNFDFKDVEGNPLEIVEFGQWNFDSGPDFLFGKIKTQGVTLAGNIELHVKSSDWIFHRHSGNPEFENIIAHVVFIHDIEIDEFTSKNIPTLELRNYIDEQLLSKYELLLQENQFIPCEKLFNPRYLPFNFHEETLLKKLDEKAILIEEALRRNKNNYEAILFQQLAYAFGLKVNAALFQQLAESIDFSVFNKIRQNQTQLEALFFGMSNWLEKPSDDQTRIWKREFEFLKVKYQLPPSYIHPKFSKLRPPNFPTIRLSQLASLYHQNQNLFSKIINAKTIDEIISVFNKVKASEYWDHRFNFGKISSVSGEKTLTKEFTELLIINAVLPLIYTYYKNTDENIPDFIIQLYQKISPEKNTVIEEWKKLNLPAETAFETQSLIYHYRNYCEKKNCLKCGIGLKLMNTS; this comes from the coding sequence ATGAACGAGAAATTACTTCAATATCTTTGGAATTTCAAAATTTTTACCAATTTTGATTTTAAAGATGTGGAAGGAAATCCGCTTGAAATTGTGGAGTTTGGTCAATGGAATTTCGATTCCGGACCCGATTTTCTTTTTGGAAAAATAAAAACCCAAGGTGTTACTTTAGCTGGGAACATCGAACTTCATGTAAAATCTTCCGACTGGATTTTTCACCGTCATTCCGGCAATCCTGAGTTTGAGAATATAATTGCACATGTTGTGTTTATTCACGATATCGAAATCGATGAATTTACAAGCAAGAATATTCCTACACTGGAATTGCGAAATTATATTGACGAGCAGTTGCTTTCTAAATATGAGCTACTGCTGCAGGAAAACCAGTTTATTCCGTGCGAAAAACTTTTCAATCCCCGTTATCTTCCTTTTAATTTCCATGAGGAAACGCTGCTGAAAAAATTAGATGAGAAAGCCATTTTAATTGAAGAAGCGCTGAGACGAAATAAAAATAATTACGAGGCAATTTTATTTCAACAATTGGCTTATGCTTTTGGTCTAAAGGTGAATGCAGCCCTATTTCAGCAGTTGGCAGAAAGTATTGATTTTTCTGTTTTTAATAAAATCAGACAGAATCAAACTCAGCTTGAAGCCCTTTTCTTCGGAATGAGTAATTGGTTAGAAAAACCGAGTGATGATCAAACCCGAATCTGGAAACGGGAATTTGAATTTTTAAAAGTAAAATATCAACTTCCTCCCTCTTATATCCATCCGAAGTTTTCAAAACTGCGACCGCCGAATTTCCCAACAATCCGTCTTTCCCAACTGGCTTCTTTATACCATCAAAACCAGAATCTCTTCTCAAAAATAATTAATGCCAAAACGATTGATGAAATTATTTCCGTTTTTAATAAAGTTAAAGCGAGCGAATATTGGGATCACCGTTTTAATTTTGGCAAAATATCTTCGGTGTCAGGCGAGAAAACTTTAACAAAAGAATTTACAGAGCTCCTCATTATTAATGCCGTTTTACCCCTGATTTATACCTACTACAAAAATACAGACGAAAATATTCCGGACTTTATTATTCAGTTATACCAAAAAATTAGTCCTGAAAAAAACACCGTCATTGAAGAGTGGAAAAAACTAAACTTGCCTGCAGAAACAGCCTTTGAGACGCAATCTTTAATTTACCACTACCGCAATTATTGTGAGAAGAAAAACTGCCTGAAATGTGGAATTGGTCTGAAGTTAATGAATACTTCATAA
- the bshA gene encoding N-acetyl-alpha-D-glucosaminyl L-malate synthase BshA — MKIGILCYPTYGGSGIVATELGMALANKGYEVHFISSALPARLDITNPNIFFHKVNVQTYPLFQYQPYDIALSSMIYRVVNLYKLDLLHAHYAIPYAYAAFTAKQMLKEEGKDIPLVTTLHGTDITLVGQHPSYKHAVEFSINQSDTITSVSESLKKDTLQLFKITKDIQVITNFIDNDEFKMVSDCQRNHFATKDEKILIHVSNLRPVKRVQDVLQIFKNVNAKVKSKLIIIGEGPDMEIINEFLEDHPDLIGKVRLLGKVNDLYKILQLSDVFLLPSEQESFGLAALEAMAAETPVISSNAGGIPEVNIQGETGYLTEIGNVEAMSNYSIKLLSDDNLLAQMKKNAKEQALRFDLTNILPLYEKMYAETLSTFQK, encoded by the coding sequence ATGAAAATCGGAATTCTCTGTTATCCAACCTATGGTGGAAGTGGCATCGTTGCTACAGAACTCGGCATGGCACTCGCAAACAAAGGCTATGAAGTGCACTTTATCAGTTCTGCCTTGCCTGCGAGATTAGATATTACAAACCCTAATATATTTTTCCACAAAGTAAATGTGCAGACCTATCCGCTTTTTCAATATCAACCCTATGACATCGCACTTTCGTCGATGATTTATAGAGTCGTAAATTTATATAAACTGGATTTACTTCATGCGCATTACGCAATTCCATATGCGTACGCTGCATTTACTGCGAAACAAATGTTGAAAGAAGAGGGTAAAGATATTCCATTGGTTACGACCCTTCACGGAACTGATATTACTTTGGTGGGACAACACCCAAGTTATAAACATGCGGTAGAATTCTCCATCAATCAATCAGACACGATCACTTCTGTCTCTGAAAGTTTAAAGAAAGATACGTTGCAGCTCTTTAAAATAACAAAGGATATTCAGGTCATCACCAATTTTATCGATAACGATGAATTTAAAATGGTGTCAGATTGCCAGCGAAATCATTTCGCAACGAAAGATGAAAAAATATTGATTCACGTTTCCAATCTTCGTCCGGTGAAGCGCGTACAAGATGTTTTACAGATTTTTAAAAATGTAAATGCAAAAGTGAAATCCAAACTGATTATTATTGGGGAAGGACCGGATATGGAAATCATTAATGAGTTTTTAGAAGACCACCCGGATTTAATCGGTAAAGTTCGTCTGCTCGGAAAAGTGAATGACCTCTATAAAATTCTTCAACTGTCCGATGTCTTTTTACTTCCTTCTGAACAGGAAAGTTTTGGTCTGGCCGCTTTGGAAGCTATGGCTGCTGAAACGCCCGTCATCAGTTCAAATGCCGGTGGAATTCCCGAAGTTAATATTCAGGGAGAAACGGGATATCTTACCGAGATTGGCAATGTAGAAGCCATGAGTAATTACAGCATCAAACTGTTAAGTGATGACAACCTGTTGGCGCAGATGAAAAAAAATGCAAAAGAGCAGGCCTTAAGATTTGATCTAACAAACATTTTACCACTTTACGAGAAAATGTATGCGGAGACTTTAAGTACTTTTCAAAAATAG
- a CDS encoding peptidoglycan DD-metalloendopeptidase family protein: MIKRLSFLIGIFLFTFFSGQKKEQLQKQNAELKKQIASINSNLAKTQQQSKLSVAYLNEVEKKIQLREKVYTNTQKEKKLIEDEIYLRQLEINRQNRELAVLRKNYAEVLVKAYKNKGVQNKVTFILSSKNLGEALRRVQYLKDYSDYQDKKAAEISTAAKVLLENIALRQKAVKDKETILSNQQKDLLTIEAEKKTKQNLLAEFKKNEVQLTAELQQKQTESKKLEGQIRSIIAEEIRIAKAKEAERKKEEAEKIRLAKIAAEREKARIDAENKAKMEALALEKKKADDEARRLKEISDRKAAEEAEKAKLALAADAKKSEDSRRAADAEKAEARRLAAAKDAAIAAANAKAAAEKAANARAAEASMTKKNNDEKQAAETKAMTNYGVSSAVGNNFAANRGKMGMPAYGTITHRFGRQPHPVFKNIVEENNGIKIAVSKGTVAKCIAPGTVSRVVASADGSKTVIVKHGDYFTIYANLGSTMVSANQQVSAGTSIGVVGSDFDGSYTLDFQIWNGSNPVDPIGWVN; this comes from the coding sequence ATGATTAAAAGACTGAGCTTTTTAATAGGAATTTTTCTGTTTACTTTTTTTTCTGGGCAGAAAAAAGAACAACTTCAAAAGCAGAATGCGGAACTGAAAAAACAAATTGCCTCCATCAACTCAAATTTAGCTAAAACTCAGCAACAGTCGAAATTGTCTGTTGCTTATCTGAATGAGGTGGAGAAAAAAATTCAACTTCGCGAAAAAGTTTATACCAATACCCAAAAAGAAAAAAAATTAATCGAAGACGAAATTTATTTGCGTCAGTTAGAGATCAACCGACAAAATCGGGAATTGGCCGTTCTACGAAAAAATTATGCAGAAGTTCTTGTAAAAGCTTACAAAAATAAAGGAGTTCAGAATAAAGTAACTTTCATTCTTTCTTCTAAAAATTTGGGAGAAGCTTTGCGACGGGTTCAATATTTGAAAGATTATTCAGACTATCAAGATAAGAAAGCTGCAGAGATCTCGACGGCAGCAAAGGTTTTGTTAGAGAATATTGCCTTAAGACAGAAAGCTGTAAAAGATAAAGAAACGATTCTTTCAAATCAGCAAAAAGACCTTTTAACAATAGAAGCTGAGAAAAAAACCAAACAAAATCTTTTAGCAGAATTTAAGAAAAATGAAGTACAACTTACTGCTGAATTACAACAGAAACAGACAGAATCTAAAAAATTAGAAGGACAGATTCGATCAATTATTGCGGAAGAAATTCGAATTGCCAAAGCAAAAGAAGCAGAACGTAAAAAAGAAGAAGCAGAGAAAATTCGATTAGCTAAGATCGCTGCAGAGCGTGAAAAAGCACGAATTGATGCGGAGAACAAGGCGAAGATGGAAGCTTTAGCTTTAGAAAAGAAAAAAGCAGATGATGAAGCGAGAAGACTGAAAGAAATTTCAGATAGAAAAGCCGCTGAAGAAGCAGAAAAGGCGAAACTAGCTTTGGCCGCAGACGCAAAGAAAAGTGAAGATTCAAGAAGGGCTGCCGATGCTGAAAAAGCAGAAGCCCGACGATTGGCAGCAGCAAAAGATGCGGCTATTGCAGCAGCAAATGCTAAAGCTGCAGCGGAAAAAGCAGCGAATGCTAGAGCAGCAGAAGCCAGTATGACGAAGAAAAACAACGACGAAAAGCAAGCTGCCGAAACCAAAGCAATGACCAACTACGGCGTTTCTTCGGCGGTTGGCAATAATTTCGCAGCGAATAGAGGGAAGATGGGAATGCCGGCTTACGGAACTATTACGCACCGTTTTGGGCGACAGCCACACCCCGTTTTCAAAAATATTGTAGAAGAAAATAACGGAATTAAAATTGCTGTTTCGAAAGGAACTGTTGCAAAATGTATTGCGCCGGGAACTGTTTCCCGTGTCGTAGCATCTGCCGACGGATCTAAAACGGTTATTGTTAAACACGGCGATTATTTTACTATTTATGCCAATTTGGGGAGTACAATGGTTTCTGCGAACCAACAAGTTTCGGCCGGAACTTCAATAGGAGTGGTAGGTTCTGATTTTGATGGCAGTTATACTTTAGATTTCCAAATCTGGAATGGCAGCAATCCCGTAGATCCTATAGGTTGGGTGAATTAA